The following are from one region of the Gloeomargarita lithophora Alchichica-D10 genome:
- a CDS encoding PP2C family protein-serine/threonine phosphatase, whose translation MVDRPATPTLEGVLTLKELVARSQREHRKVQELLSYLGSALRNLHNLNQFLQLIPVIATRVCEGEGAALLLWQAKEGCLTLAQFHSHREEWNVTLRPLLGDYLSRLPLEMAHPLFARLEVELPQVLQVTAVGTAVIVAGQEQGWLVVFSDRSGLVTHDARKQLLNLVADQTAVAMEQEQLRLALRERERLDRELKLGAEIQKHLLPETHPRIPGLQLESRYFTAQWVGGDYYDFIPVAGGERWAIVIGDVMGKGVPAGLIMTMTRGMLRSEVLRGHTPAEILSHLNQVMYEDLTNSHRFVTLFYSEYDPHSRQLTFCNAAHNPPLLWRSQVQEIVQLDTPGMLIGLEPQGQYENGAISLTAGDVLVYYTDGFTDAANFQGARFETAGLLQAVQDACALHTTAQDILEYLFVQVKAFVGPRGSAGDDITLIVVRVTD comes from the coding sequence ATGGTGGATCGGCCCGCGACCCCGACCCTAGAAGGGGTCTTAACCCTCAAGGAATTGGTGGCGCGTTCCCAACGGGAGCATCGCAAGGTGCAGGAGTTGCTGAGCTATTTGGGTTCAGCCCTGCGAAACTTGCACAACTTGAACCAATTTTTACAACTGATTCCGGTGATCGCCACCCGGGTCTGTGAGGGGGAGGGAGCCGCCCTCTTGCTTTGGCAGGCGAAGGAGGGTTGTTTGACTTTGGCACAGTTCCATTCCCATCGGGAGGAGTGGAATGTAACCCTGCGTCCCCTGTTGGGGGATTATTTGAGCCGCTTACCCCTTGAGATGGCGCACCCGTTGTTTGCCCGGCTGGAGGTGGAACTGCCCCAGGTGCTCCAGGTGACGGCGGTGGGGACGGCGGTGATTGTGGCGGGGCAGGAGCAGGGTTGGTTGGTGGTCTTTAGCGACCGGTCGGGACTGGTGACCCACGATGCCCGCAAGCAATTACTCAACCTGGTGGCGGATCAAACGGCGGTGGCGATGGAGCAGGAACAACTCCGGCTAGCCCTGCGGGAACGGGAACGTTTGGACCGGGAGTTAAAACTGGGGGCGGAAATTCAAAAACACCTCCTGCCGGAAACCCATCCCCGGATTCCGGGGCTACAGCTCGAATCCCGTTATTTTACGGCGCAGTGGGTGGGGGGTGATTACTACGACTTTATTCCGGTGGCCGGGGGCGAACGCTGGGCGATTGTGATTGGCGATGTGATGGGCAAAGGGGTGCCCGCCGGGTTGATCATGACCATGACCCGGGGGATGTTGCGCTCGGAGGTGCTGCGGGGTCATACGCCAGCGGAGATTCTCAGCCATCTGAACCAGGTCATGTACGAGGATTTGACCAATTCCCATCGCTTTGTCACCCTGTTTTATTCGGAGTACGACCCCCATTCCCGCCAACTTACCTTTTGTAATGCGGCGCACAATCCGCCTTTGTTGTGGCGTAGTCAGGTGCAGGAAATTGTCCAATTGGATACGCCGGGGATGTTGATTGGCCTGGAACCCCAGGGGCAATACGAAAATGGTGCCATTTCCCTGACCGCCGGGGATGTGCTGGTTTATTACACGGATGGTTTTACCGATGCGGCCAATTTTCAGGGTGCCCGGTTTGAAACGGCGGGACTGCTCCAGGCGGTGCAGGATGCCTGCGCTTTGCACACCACAGCCCAGGATATTTTGGAGTATTTGTTTGTACAGGTGAAAGCCTTTGTTGGGCCACGGGGGAGTGCCGGGGACGACATTACTTTGATTGTGGTGCGGGTGACGGATTAA
- a CDS encoding DUF3007 family protein, producing MRRIDVIGWGVAVLGAGGLLYLLLQGFGLDSLKAGLWTQVTLTVGLMLWILTYSRRVVRQDMTYHQQREQYDQAWLARQIEQLSPEELERLQREVERAEAQGD from the coding sequence ATGCGACGGATTGATGTGATTGGCTGGGGGGTTGCTGTGTTGGGGGCGGGGGGATTGCTCTATCTGCTGCTCCAAGGCTTCGGTTTGGATAGCTTGAAAGCCGGATTGTGGACGCAGGTGACTTTGACGGTGGGCTTGATGCTCTGGATTTTGACCTACTCTCGGCGGGTGGTACGCCAGGATATGACCTATCACCAGCAACGGGAGCAGTACGACCAAGCCTGGCTCGCCCGCCAAATTGAACAACTGTCCCCGGAGGAGTTGGAGCGGTTGCAACGGGAAGTGGAGCGCGCCGAAGCCCAGGGGGATTAA
- the fumC gene encoding class II fumarate hydratase, giving the protein MSESQTPADFRIESDSLGEVAVPRTAYWGSQTARSLQYFAIGTESMPLAVIHALGWVKQAAAQANQELGCLAPALATPIQQAAQEVAQGRWDDQFPLSVWQTGSGTQTNMNVNEVIANRANERLGQPLGRKTPVHPNDHVNLGQSSNDVFPTAMHLAAVTTYRSQLYPALSELLQALHAKAQQWQGITKIGRTHLMDAVPLTLGQEFSGYVAHLAHHQTHLEGCLPGLYELALGGTAVGTGLNTHPAFAQRVVELLQLWTGIPWRKAPNPYAALAGHEALVHFSGGLNALAGSLIKIANDIRWLGSGPRCGLGELHLPANEPGSSIMPGKVNPTQAEALIMVGMQVMANHQAVSFAHSQGNLELNVCKPLIIYNVLQSLQLLSDGCRSFHQHCVQGLTPNLPQIQSHLQQSLMLVTALNPHLGYDRAAQVARKAHQEQKTLCQAGVELGYFTAREFDQWVQPEQMTQPQVIQDNFQG; this is encoded by the coding sequence ATGTCTGAATCTCAAACGCCAGCGGACTTTCGCATCGAATCGGATAGTTTAGGTGAAGTTGCGGTGCCCCGTACTGCCTACTGGGGGAGTCAAACCGCCCGCTCCCTCCAGTATTTCGCCATTGGCACGGAATCAATGCCCCTGGCGGTGATCCACGCCCTGGGGTGGGTCAAACAGGCCGCCGCCCAAGCCAACCAGGAATTGGGATGTTTAGCCCCCGCCCTCGCCACCCCCATCCAACAGGCCGCCCAGGAAGTTGCCCAGGGGCGTTGGGATGACCAATTCCCCCTCAGCGTGTGGCAAACCGGCTCCGGCACCCAAACCAATATGAATGTCAACGAGGTGATCGCCAACCGGGCTAATGAACGCCTCGGCCAACCCCTGGGGCGCAAAACCCCCGTGCATCCCAACGACCATGTGAACCTGGGGCAATCCTCCAACGATGTTTTTCCCACCGCCATGCACCTGGCCGCCGTCACCACTTACCGCAGTCAGCTTTACCCTGCCCTCAGCGAATTACTCCAGGCATTGCACGCTAAAGCCCAACAATGGCAGGGGATTACCAAAATTGGCCGCACCCATCTCATGGACGCAGTGCCCCTCACCCTGGGGCAGGAATTTTCCGGGTACGTTGCCCATTTGGCTCACCACCAGACCCATTTGGAGGGATGTTTGCCCGGTTTGTATGAACTCGCCCTGGGGGGAACTGCCGTGGGAACCGGCCTCAACACCCATCCAGCATTTGCCCAACGGGTCGTGGAATTATTGCAATTATGGACAGGCATCCCCTGGCGCAAAGCCCCCAATCCCTACGCCGCCCTCGCCGGTCACGAAGCCCTCGTGCATTTCAGCGGCGGGTTAAACGCCCTGGCCGGTTCTTTGATCAAGATTGCCAACGACATCCGCTGGTTGGGTTCCGGCCCCCGGTGCGGGTTGGGGGAATTGCACCTGCCCGCCAACGAACCCGGTAGCTCGATCATGCCCGGCAAAGTCAACCCCACCCAAGCCGAAGCCCTGATCATGGTCGGGATGCAGGTGATGGCCAACCACCAGGCCGTGAGTTTTGCCCATAGCCAAGGCAATTTAGAACTCAACGTGTGCAAACCCCTGATTATTTATAATGTGTTGCAATCTTTGCAATTGCTCAGCGATGGGTGCCGCAGTTTTCACCAGCATTGCGTGCAGGGATTGACCCCAAATCTACCCCAAATTCAGAGCCATCTCCAACAGTCTTTGATGCTGGTGACCGCCCTCAATCCCCACCTCGGTTATGACCGCGCCGCCCAAGTTGCCCGCAAAGCGCATCAAGAACAAAAAACCCTGTGCCAAGCCGGTGTGGAATTGGGCTATTTTACCGCCCGTGAATTTGACCAATGGGTACAGCCGGAGCAGATGACCCAACCCCAGGTCATCCAGGACAATTTCCAGGGATAA
- a CDS encoding AbrB family transcriptional regulator, translating into MTETIAELPKEPLTGKVLLKKVDELRHLTRREKAKYCGYYRVKGERMRINVSDFMDAVLLAKGVAIDNARDGRGREPTYRVSVHRNGQIVIGAAYTQKMGLKPGDEFEIKPGYKHIHLTQVDRSLNGVVPADEE; encoded by the coding sequence ATGACTGAAACCATTGCAGAATTACCCAAGGAACCACTCACGGGAAAAGTCCTCCTCAAAAAGGTGGATGAATTGCGTCATCTCACCCGGCGAGAGAAAGCGAAATACTGTGGTTACTACCGGGTGAAAGGTGAACGGATGCGAATTAATGTATCCGACTTCATGGATGCGGTTTTGTTGGCCAAAGGCGTGGCGATTGATAATGCTCGGGATGGGCGGGGTCGGGAACCCACCTACCGGGTGAGTGTGCATCGCAATGGGCAAATTGTGATCGGTGCCGCCTACACGCAAAAAATGGGTTTGAAGCCGGGGGATGAGTTTGAAATCAAGCCCGGTTATAAGCATATCCACCTCACCCAAGTGGATCGTTCTTTGAATGGGGTGGTTCCCGCAGACGAAGAATAG
- the ilvN gene encoding acetolactate synthase small subunit codes for MKHTLSVLVEDEAGVLTRIAGLFARRGFNIESLAVGPAEQMGISRITMVVPGDEREIEQLTKQLYKLIHVLKVQDITDVPCVERELMLIKVNGTPLTRREIIEIAQVFRARVVDLAEDSLTLEVTGDPGKMVAIVQMLQKFGIREMARTGKIALVRESGVNTEYLKTLVSRGS; via the coding sequence ATGAAACATACCCTTTCCGTGCTGGTGGAAGATGAAGCCGGAGTTTTGACCCGAATTGCCGGATTATTCGCCCGCCGGGGATTTAATATTGAAAGCCTCGCCGTTGGCCCCGCCGAACAGATGGGCATCTCCCGAATCACCATGGTCGTCCCTGGGGATGAACGGGAAATCGAACAACTCACCAAACAACTTTATAAACTGATCCACGTCCTCAAGGTTCAAGACATCACCGATGTACCTTGTGTCGAGCGGGAATTGATGTTGATCAAGGTGAATGGCACCCCCCTGACCCGCCGGGAAATCATTGAAATTGCCCAGGTATTTCGGGCTAGGGTGGTGGATTTGGCCGAAGATTCCCTCACCCTAGAGGTAACCGGCGACCCAGGAAAAATGGTAGCAATTGTGCAAATGTTGCAGAAATTCGGTATTCGGGAGATGGCACGCACGGGTAAAATTGCCCTGGTACGGGAATCGGGAGTCAACACCGAATATCTGAAAACCCTAGTCAGTCGTGGGTCATAA
- a CDS encoding DUF1815 family protein: MFIRLANQHREFVRDLVMNLQALATVLERQGRLASCYTCGPAMNSASFMVSLADGHLIRFLVSDYGITWTEMRDDRELMKLEGAEAIAQLQELANLVRQPGSPVEA; this comes from the coding sequence AGCATCGGGAATTTGTCCGGGATTTGGTAATGAATCTCCAGGCATTAGCCACCGTTTTGGAACGGCAGGGGCGTTTGGCCTCCTGTTACACCTGCGGTCCGGCGATGAATAGTGCCTCGTTTATGGTCAGTTTGGCGGACGGGCACTTGATTCGGTTTTTGGTGTCTGACTACGGCATTACCTGGACGGAAATGCGGGATGATCGGGAGTTGATGAAACTGGAAGGGGCGGAAGCGATTGCCCAACTGCAAGAATTGGCGAATCTGGTGCGCCAACCGGGTTCCCCGGTAGAAGCCTAA
- the pdxA gene encoding 4-hydroxythreonine-4-phosphate dehydrogenase PdxA, translated as MTITLTLGDPAGIGSELILRAYQTYSPRWPVRVVGSWSVLVDTYERLRMLGQVVADPAKLNLVDVPAPGPVLPGQPSTLTGALSVQYLQTALNLGCQAMVTAPIAKAYWQQAGYAYPGQTEFLAQATGASPTAMAFFARSPHTGCILRTLLATTHIPLAQVPSQITSALLTEKLGLLVQSLRRDFGLEYPRIALAGLNPHSGEQGHLGREEEDMLKPWMQAMQTQFPQVNLIGPVPPDTLWVAPAQAWWQENVASPWDACIALYHDQGLIPIKALAFDQAVNTTLGLPFIRTSPDHGTAFDIAGQGKANPASFISAWQWAEWLWERRSGT; from the coding sequence GTGACCATAACCCTGACCTTGGGTGACCCCGCGGGCATCGGCTCGGAATTGATCCTCCGGGCCTATCAAACCTACTCACCCCGTTGGCCGGTGCGGGTCGTGGGTTCCTGGTCGGTGCTGGTAGATACCTACGAGCGTCTGCGGATGTTGGGGCAGGTGGTGGCTGACCCGGCGAAGCTAAATCTGGTGGATGTGCCCGCCCCAGGGCCGGTTTTGCCTGGACAACCCTCCACTCTCACTGGGGCATTGAGTGTGCAGTATTTGCAGACGGCTCTTAATCTGGGCTGTCAGGCAATGGTCACAGCACCCATTGCCAAAGCCTACTGGCAGCAAGCGGGGTATGCCTACCCTGGGCAGACGGAATTTTTGGCGCAGGCGACTGGAGCCAGCCCCACCGCAATGGCCTTTTTCGCCCGTTCGCCGCACACCGGTTGCATCTTGCGTACCCTGCTGGCGACCACCCATATTCCCCTGGCGCAGGTGCCATCCCAGATCACCTCGGCCTTGCTGACGGAAAAACTTGGCCTGCTGGTGCAGAGTTTACGGCGAGATTTTGGCCTGGAATACCCTCGGATTGCACTGGCGGGCTTGAACCCCCACAGCGGCGAGCAGGGGCATCTGGGTCGGGAAGAGGAAGATATGCTAAAACCCTGGATGCAGGCCATGCAAACCCAATTTCCCCAGGTGAATCTCATCGGCCCTGTCCCCCCGGATACCCTTTGGGTAGCTCCAGCGCAGGCTTGGTGGCAGGAAAACGTTGCTTCCCCCTGGGATGCCTGCATCGCCCTTTACCACGACCAGGGGTTAATTCCCATCAAAGCCCTGGCCTTTGACCAAGCGGTCAATACTACCCTGGGGTTGCCCTTTATTCGCACGTCTCCGGATCATGGCACGGCCTTTGATATTGCTGGTCAAGGCAAAGCCAACCCTGCCAGCTTTATCAGTGCGTGGCAATGGGCAGAATGGTTGTGGGAACGCCGGTCAGGGACTTAG